The proteins below are encoded in one region of Lactuca sativa cultivar Salinas chromosome 3, Lsat_Salinas_v11, whole genome shotgun sequence:
- the LOC111895814 gene encoding uncharacterized protein LOC111895814, producing the protein MEGLHVAITRAQLANVYRGINIGGNTISHLLYADDVVLLAYWNQENALHIVRVLRCFFLASGLKISLLKSKLYGVGVTDAQVTYMANCMGCSSGCFPFSRLGVPVGQNMSRIVSWGPVVDTFRKRLAGWKAKCMSVGGRFTLTKAVLGLLRVI; encoded by the coding sequence ATGGAGGGCTTGCATGTGGCCATTACTAGGGCCCAGTTGGCCAATGTTTATAGGGGAATCAACATTGGAGGAAATACTATTTCCCATCTTCTCTATGCAGACGATGTTGTTCTCTTAGCTTATTGGAATCAGGAAAATGCCTTACATATTGTTCGTGTTCTTAGATGTTTCTTCCTAGCATCAGGTCTAAAAATCAGTCTGCTAAAAAGCAAGTTATATGGTGTGGGGGTCACGGATGCTCAGGTTACTTATATGGCTAATTGTATGGGGTGTTCATCGGGTTGTTTCCCGTTTTCGCGTCTCGGGGTTCCGGTTGGGCAAAATATGAGCAGAATTGTATCCTGGGGTCCGGTGGTTGATACTTTCCGGAAAAGATTAGCGGGGTGGAAAGCCAAGTGTATGTCTGTTGGCGGGAGATTCACTCTTACTAAAGCAGTTTTGGGGTTGTTGCGAGTTATTTGA